In Microplitis mediator isolate UGA2020A chromosome 2, iyMicMedi2.1, whole genome shotgun sequence, a single window of DNA contains:
- the LOC130663947 gene encoding DNA-directed RNA polymerase II subunit Rpb4-like isoform X2 — protein MANPAHSDIIEEDAADLQFPKEFENAETLLISEVQLLLQHRKAQNELAEDEQEFSEVFTKSFNYTERFRKFKSKEMIAAVRSMLMQKKLHKFELASLANLCPETPEEAKALIPSLEGRLEDEELRTILEDIQTKRSLQY, from the exons atggCTAATCCAGCACATTCTGATATAATCGAAGAAGACGCAGCTGATTTACAATTTCCTAAAG aatttgaaaatgcTGAAACGCTGCTGATATCGGAGGTTCAACTGCTGCTGCAGCACAGAAAAGCGCAGAACGAGTTGGCTGAAGACGAGCAAGAATTTTCTGAAGTATTTAccaaaagttttaattacaCTGAACGGTTCCGTAAATTTAAAAGCAAAGAAATGATTGCTGCTGTCAGGAG TATGTTGATGCAAAAGAAATTGCACAAATTCGAGCTCGCGTCGCTGGCTAATTTGTGCCCCGAAACCCCAGAGGAAGCCAAAGCACTGATACCCAGTCTCGAGGGTCGTCTTGAAGACGAAGAGTTGAGGACAATACTCGAAGACATCCAGACAAAACGATCTCTTCAATACTGA
- the LOC130678731 gene encoding uncharacterized protein LOC130678731, protein MEAVIANYTATVKILDDDLVQANENFKGRMEIMNSKKKKRVKNVIKTTLTMMKTPINPEETCHDTTDKTWWQQFKELNYPDNQCLKFMRCSRKTYKYLIEVLSPHLVPRNRVSSDQRNPFQGVSVDKQVALVLSKLTNRDDLVTLSSKFAVPKTTAQRIVHKVVVKICQHLLPLVIKMPDASEAAEIAESFEKQTKFPQIIGLLDTLHVPVYNASGMANAFVNSKLYYSFIAQMIIDSKNCFRDVSIRHPGATTDIKVLTDSNIYRLHKKVIPPETQNINGFKIPYCVIGPCSYPLLPWILTEYTEASTDSELLFNAQIDTARQLGKTAIKRMRARFDIINHPIDISIKVLPQLIGSCFALHNICERLGDFMSEDWLKAATCAANNFDQPEKVPFDDKNIDEVAGEQRDCIKNYFSSFNLLEESTFGFMDYQNIDMLTEEVV, encoded by the exons ATGGAAGCTGTTATAGCAAATTATACAGCGACAGTTAAAATACTGGATGATGACTTGGTCCAGGCTAATGAAAACTTCAAAGGACGTATGGAAATTATGAACAG taaaaaaaaaaagagggtGAAAAACGTCATCAAGACAACACTAACGATGATGAAGACACCCATCAATCCTGAAGAAACATGCCATGATACGACTGATAAAACTTGGTGGCAACaatttaaagaattaaattatcCTGACAATCAATGCCTAAAATTTATGAGATGTTCACgtaaaacatataaatatttaattgaagtaCTCAGTCCCCACCTTGTACCGAGAAATCGAGTATCAAGCGACCAAAGAAATCCATTCCAAG GAGTTTCAGTTGACAAACAAGTCGCCTTAGTCTTATCAAAATTAACAAACCGGGATGATTTAGTAACTCTGTCATCAAAATTTGCCGTTCCTAAAACAACAGCACAGAGAATAGTCCACAAAGTTGTTGTTAAAATATGCCAGCATTTATTGCCCTTGGTCATAAAAATGCCGGACGCCTCAGAAGCCGCTGAAATAGCAGAGTCATTTGAAAAGCAAACAAAATTTCCCCAGATAATTGGCCTACTGGACACACTCCACGTCCCAGTTTACAATGCATCCGGAATGGCAAATGCTTTTGTAAATTCAAAGCTTTATTATTCATTCATCGCACAAATGATTATCGACTCGAAAAATTG tttcagAGATGTTAGTATCAGACATCCAGGTGCCACAACCGATATTAAAGTCTTAACAGATTCAAATATCTACAGATTACACAAAAAAGTTATTCCAccg GAAACACAAAATATAAATGGATTCAAAATTCCTTACTGTGTAATAGGACCATGTTCTTACCCACTATTACCATGGATATTAACAGAATACACGGAGGCATCAACAGACAGTGAATTACTATTCAATGCCCAGATCGACACTGCAAGACAGTTGGGTAAAACGGCTATAAAACGCATGAGAGCAAGATTCGATATAATAAATCACCCGATAGACATAAGTATTAAAGTACTCCCGCAATTGATCGGAAGCTGCTTCGCCCTCCACAACATTTGCGAGCGACTCGGCGATTTTATGTCAGAGGATTGGCTGAAAGCCGCAACGTGCGCCGCAAATAATTTTGACCAGCCGGAAAAAGTGCCttttgatgataaaaacatCGATGAAGTTGCCGGTGAACAACGTgactgtataaaaaattatttttcatcatttaatcTTCTCGAGGAGTCGACATTCGGCTTCATGGATTATCAAAACATTGACATGTTGACTGAAGAAgttgtataa
- the LOC130663947 gene encoding transcriptional adapter 2-alpha-like isoform X1, giving the protein MANPAHSDIIEEDAADLQFPKDSEMRVINIQPDESVLKNENLTLDSICRGCNSELSEPYIKCSICSHTICSLCFSNGWEAGEHENNHDYLVITNDFPLNEQSGWSAQEELLLFAALKVCGYGNWTDIAKRLPGRSPEEIEAHYLKYYIDEPSLPGLPKLESSVATTETIFFTCKLHDVEEPPRFAPNSLNSRALAGYNAARSDFEVNFDNHAEFIISKLKYNEFNEEDDEDYELGSSLQVAIIEGYNSRLRERERRKNIIREHGLIAVRRTMLWLQRYDRTITIPVAEKILKIMQLVNGLDLDYIMECLHHAGEIKNYIKKLHEFRKNGLKNFYSVPMYQKLRKLRREHEKDKRLYVSNIEQSFKNLLSGNNSSAGSNSLVGNVCQRKKPPPLEIEGAPCYDKLDDAEKELCSNVRILPESYLEFKNLLISENKKMGHLKLAQARTLLKIDVNKTRKIFDFLAQLGYITKHQ; this is encoded by the exons atggCTAATCCAGCACATTCTGATATAATCGAAGAAGACGCAGCTGATTTACAATTTCCTAAAG ATTCTGAAATGCGTGTGATAAATATCCAGCCAGATGAATCGGTTTtaaagaatgaaaatttaactttagACTCGATTTGTCGTGGTTGCAATTCAGAATTGTCTGAGCCATACATTAAATGTTCGATATGCAGTCACACAATCTGCTCATTATGTTTTTCCAATGGTTGGGAAGCTGGTGAGCATGAAAATAATCATGATTATCTGGTTATTACCAATGACTTTCCGTTGAATGAACAGTCGGGCTGGTCAGCGCAAgaggaattattattatttgccgCTTTAAAAGTATGTGGTTACGGTAACTGGACAGACATCGCTAAGAGATTACCAGGAAGATCACCAGAAGAAATAGAAGCCCACTATTTAAAGTATTACATTGACGAGCCATCTTTACCCGGATTACCGAAACTGGAGTCATCAGTTGCCACCACCGagacaatatttttcacaTGCAAGCTCCATGATGTTGAAGAACCGCCGAGATTTGCACCCAATTCGCTGAACAGCCGAGCACTCGCTGGCTACAATGCAGCGCGCTCTGATTTTGAAGTTAACTTTGATAATCATgcggaatttattatttccaaGTTGAAGTACAACGAATTCAATGAAGAGGACGACGAAGATTACGAGCTGGGGTCGAGTCTCCAGGTTGCCATCATCGAAGGATACAACAGCCGACTCAGAGAACGGGAGAGacgtaaaaatataatacgcGAGCATGGTCTGATTGCTGTGAGACGCACGATGCTGTGGTTGCAGAGATACGACCGGACGATAACTATCCCAGttgctgaaaaaattttgaaaataatgcaACTGGTCAATGGACTTGACTTGGATTATATAATGGAGTGCCTGCACCACGCgggagaaataaaaaattatattaagaaGCTGCACGAGTTTCGAAAGAacggtttgaaaaatttttacagcgtTCCGATGTACCAGAAATTGAGGAAACTGAGACGTGAGCACGAGAAAGACAAACGTTTGTATGTCAGTAACATTGAGCagtctttcaaaaatttgttgagtGGCAATAATTCGAGTGCTGGGAGTAATAGTCTAGTTGGTAACGTTTGCCAGCGTAAAAAACCACCGCCATTGGAAATAGAAGGGGCGCCTTGTTATGATAAACTTGATGATGCTGAGAAAGAGCTTTGTTCTAATGTACGGATCCTGCCGGAAAGTTATCtcgagtttaaaaatttgttgataagtgaaaacaaaaaaatgggACACTTGAAACTCGCTCAGGCACGGACGTTATTGAAAATCGACGTTAATAAgacgagaaaaatatttgactttTTAGCGCAACTCGGTTATATTACAAaacatcaataa